DNA sequence from the Pedobacter sp. W3I1 genome:
GCCTATAACGCTAGATCAGATGATTTACCATGCGGCATCTGTAATTAGAGCAGTTAAGCGTGCTTTTGTTGTCGTTGATTTACCTTTCGGCTCTTATCAGGGAAATTCGAAGGAAGCTTTAAATTCGGCGATAAGGATTATGAAAGAATCGGGAGCTCATGGCGTTAAATTGGAAGGTGGGGAAGAAATTATCGAATCTGTTCAACGGATCATCACTGCGGGAATCCCTGTGATGGGACACTTGGGCTTAACACCACAGTCTATTTATAAATTCGGAACCTATACTGTTCGCGCTAAGGAAGAAGAAGAGGCAAATAAGTTAAAAACAGATGTTTTGGCTTTACAGGCTGCCGGTTGCTTTGCAATCGTATTAGAGAAAATTCCCGCTGCACTAGGCAAAGAAGTTACAGAAAGTCTGCATATCCCAACTATTGGTATTGGTGCAGGGCAAAACTGCGATGGACAGGTTTTGGTGGTAAATGATATGATTGGTTTAACAAAAGGATTTAAACCTCGTTTTTTGCGCCAGTATATAAATCTTTACGATGAAATTTTAGGCGCAGCACAATCGTACATCCGTGACGTCAAAGCGAACGATTTCCCGAACGAGAAAGAACAATACTAAGTTTGGAGTTGGGCGTTATGAGTTTGGAGTTTTTAATTCACAGATAACTGTCCAACAATTAAAGAGTTAACCGATTAACCAATAAACTATTCGTAATAGACGATTTGCTTTATCAAATGTACTAATGACGAATGAACCAATGAACTAACCGATGCCCATTACCGATAACGACATCCTTTTTGAAGATAATCATTTAATCGCCATTAATAAAAGGGCGGGTGATATTGTGCAGGTGGATGAAACTGGCGATGAGCCTTTGGATGAACAGGTTAAAAAGTATATTGCTAAGAAGTACAATAAACCCAATGGCGCTTTTTTAGGGGTAGTGCATCGTTTAGACCGGCCGGTGAGTGGTGTAATTTTGTTTGCTAAAACCAGTAAGGCTTTAGAACGGATGAATGCTGTTTTTAAAAACAGGGAAGTAAAGAAAACCTATTGGGCAGTGGTGAAAAACAAACCAGAAAAAGAGTCAGCTACTTTGATCCACTGGTTAGTTAAAAACCCACAGAAAAATGTAGTTTCTTATTATAATACAGAAGTTACCGGCAGTCAGCGTGCGGAGCTTTCTTACAAAGTAAAAGCTAAGGTTGGCGATTATTATCTTTTGGAGGTAGATCCATTAACCGGACGTTCGCATCAGATTAGGGTTCAGCTCTCATCAATGGGGTGCCCGATTATGGGTGATAATAAATACGGTTATCCGCGAGGAAGCAGAAAAGGAAGTATTTGCCTACATGCCCGTCGCTTACAATTTATACATCCGGTAAAAAAAGAACCTGTAAATATATTCGCCAAATTACCTGTTGATGGGTTTTGGGAACGGTTTGAAGATTTATAGGCAAAATGATTTACGGATTAATCGGGGTTTTAACGATTTGGCACAATATTAGTCTTCTTTCGGCTAAAAACCAGATCAATTATGAAAAACACCATCTTATCAATAGCCGCAGTAGGCCTGCTGGCTTCTACATTAATATCGTGCGATAGTACTAAAAAAACGGAAACGACCAAAGACTCAAGCGAAATTTCTGCTAATGGAGACACCGTTACAAAAGTGACTACAAAAACAACTGAAACCGTTAAAACAGAGGTTCCGACTTTCTCAAGTGAAGAAGTAAATAAGGGTCTTGCTGAGTATAGTAAATTAAAAGACGAATATATTGCAGCAGTAAAAAGTAAAAATGCAACTGAAATTAAGGCCATAAGCGATAAATATACCGCCTGGTCAAATCAGGCAATGGGTTGGGCGAGTAAATTAAAACCCGACGAAATACAAAAATATTCTGATTACGTGCTTAAGCTCAGCGAAGAGTGGACAAAAGCAGCGAAAGAAGCAGTAACTAAGTAAAGCTCAAACTATAGAAAAATCGTCATTCTCGCGTACGCGGGAATCTTAAAGCCTAAGATTCCCAATCATTTACCAATGACAGATTCTAAGATTAGCGTCATCTCGACCGAAGCAAATGCGGAGTGGAGAGATCTTTGGACTATGTTAAAAGATCTCTCCGCCGCGGTCGAAATGACGATTTATCTTACCTGTCACCCAACTCCTTTGTTTTTTGATAAAAAACT
Encoded proteins:
- a CDS encoding RluA family pseudouridine synthase, yielding MPITDNDILFEDNHLIAINKRAGDIVQVDETGDEPLDEQVKKYIAKKYNKPNGAFLGVVHRLDRPVSGVILFAKTSKALERMNAVFKNREVKKTYWAVVKNKPEKESATLIHWLVKNPQKNVVSYYNTEVTGSQRAELSYKVKAKVGDYYLLEVDPLTGRSHQIRVQLSSMGCPIMGDNKYGYPRGSRKGSICLHARRLQFIHPVKKEPVNIFAKLPVDGFWERFEDL
- the panB gene encoding 3-methyl-2-oxobutanoate hydroxymethyltransferase, giving the protein MSVHKEIKRVTTHILQEMKQRGEKISMLTAYDYSMATILDDAGLDVLLVGDSASNVMAGHETTLPITLDQMIYHAASVIRAVKRAFVVVDLPFGSYQGNSKEALNSAIRIMKESGAHGVKLEGGEEIIESVQRIITAGIPVMGHLGLTPQSIYKFGTYTVRAKEEEEANKLKTDVLALQAAGCFAIVLEKIPAALGKEVTESLHIPTIGIGAGQNCDGQVLVVNDMIGLTKGFKPRFLRQYINLYDEILGAAQSYIRDVKANDFPNEKEQY